From the genome of Camarhynchus parvulus chromosome 4, STF_HiC, whole genome shotgun sequence:
TTTTCACAACCAGATTATGCAGAAAGGACACTGGCCTTCAGTGCATGGCTAACAATTTTGTCTGCAACAGTGCTTGCTGGAGGGAAATGGTAAATAACCCATTCTTCCCCACATAAAATTCTCTCCATCTGGTCTGTAGTACATGCAACTAGTATGTAAAAAGTATTTGTCAACTGCACAGCTGTTTCAGTTCAGTGATTGAACTTGTTACACCTTCTGACTGTGTAacagacacacaaaaaccaggagttttttttttaattaaatgcaatATTTTAGCATGGAAGATGTCTAGCCCTGTTTGAAATATCTGAGCAGATAAATTAGGCTACTTGCCAGGCAACAGTGAGGGTGGAATTCAGCTGCGCTATTGATCCCACATTCCCTCAAAATTAAAAGGGGAAAGATATATATTCCAAGGAAAATGTACTTATTtttaagggagaaaataaaataaaatcagaatataaaaaaaaaatcagagaaaataaaatcagtctGATAAATTAtcctcaggagctgcctgttTATCCCTCTTGATTAGAAAGATTGCTTAGAATGATTCATTCATTCTCAGACCATTTCCTTTGAGACAGCTAACAGTTTTATGTCATAAATTTCAGTATGTTCTTCTATTATCACACCACTCaaaagatttttcctttgtggTATTGTCTTGTTTTataacaaagtaatttttccaaGTACATGAATGAAAAAGTCCAATTGGTCCCATCTCATCTTTCTATTTTAGTCTGGCAAGGAATGAAACCTGCCAGCACTTTGCCTGTGCATTTGTGGACCTGTGTCCTCATCTTATGTCCTGGCCAGCTGTGATTGGATGCTCAAAGGCATTCTGTGCCCTATGAAATTGTTgtcattttcctgaaataaagaagtctttgggttttttctgtttgcagttaCAATGCCTGGAAAACTTTTTGAAAGGCTTTTAGGAAGCTggatgctggcagcaggagtTACCTCTCTGTTCCAGAACTCTAATCTCAAAATCCCTGAAACTTTCTGATAAAACAGGAAGAAGTTTTagcattctctctctctctatttgATCtcaatctgaaaagaaaaattgattaTAAATCTTTTTTTGGAAGAGCTTTATAAAAAGGCTGGCCAaatacaaaacccaaaacccctttgcaaaaaaaaaaaaaccaaaccccaaaactgcaatAAATTAACATAGGATATTCCCATGAGTAGCAGAACAGCACTTGTGTTCTCCCAGTTGCCTGTCCTTCTAGCCATGTCATACACTTCTCCTGGGGATGCACGTCTTTTACCTACTTGTTGCTTGCCATATCCAGTAGTGTAAGTTGCCTTGTGGAGGGGTGGCAGAAGCTCTTTCTGGGAGTATAAAGCAAAGCTGGCTGTAACACAGTTTCTAACTGTGTGTAACATacaacaaacaaagaaaatcaaggaaaattCTGCCCCTCAGCTCTGGTGAGACCTGGAGTGCTACATCCAGTTCTGGGGTCCTTAGCACAGGAAGGAGATGAACCTGCTGCAGCAAGTCCAGAGTGGGGACGCCTAGTTAGTTAGAGaaatggagcacctctcctatggggaaaggctgagaattaggatttttcagcctggaaaacagaaggctttggggtgatcTAATTGTGGCCTTCTaatacctgaagggagcctacaagaaaaatggagagagactatttacaagggcatgcggtgacaggacaaggaagaATAGCTTCAGAGTGAATGTaggtttaaattggatatttgAAAGAAACTCTTTACTGAGAGGGTGGggaggcactgaaacaggttgcccagagaagttgtggatgccacACATCATTGAGGTCTTCAATGCCAGGTTGGCTGGAggtctgagcagcctggtcttctagtggaaggtgtccctgcccatgacagagAGGTTAGAatgaaatgatctttaaggtcccttccaacccaaatcattccatgattctgtatTAATTTCCTGGAAAGAAGATGCAAAGCTGCGGCATGGAGAGTTGCAAATAACGTTTGAGAAGATGCAATATTTGGTGAAGAACAGCATACCATATTGCTGCTTGGAACCTCCTCACCATGGAAAGACCATTTGACCTCACAGAGCTGTATTAGCTCCTTCAGATGCACACAGAGGAAGGCTGGCCTTTCCTTTAAGTGTAGATTGTTGTGCCCGGttgcagcattttttcttgGAGGAATATTTTATGCACTGAGTACCAGAGGCAGAAGGACCTGTTCTGTACATGACTTCCCTTCCATGATCAGCCTAATTGTGTGTTTCAGACaagattagatttttttttcccatacaTCTTTATAAACATGTGACTGCATAGTTGAACTAATAAAATGAGCATGAGGGCCACTGAAATATGTATTGCTTACCTATTTGGCAAGCTCTCAAATGATGCAACTTCACTATGTCTTCTTCTTGTGGAAGCAGCTATAGCTTCATGATGTCCAGGAATCTGCCACCTGCACTAGCTGAGGATATACATGCCGTATATGCATATAGCTAACAAGCATGTAGGAGTCCCTTGTTTGCTTTAACATACTCTCTTTTCTGCAGATGGTGCCTTGAAAACAGTGGTACCTTTATCATAATTGTATTCATTTTCCTAGATTTTTGCTGTCTAGCAGGTTTTGACATTATGCAGTAAATTATATACTCTTGCttataattttttccaattctttATTGCCTTTTCTAGACATCAAAGAGAATTTACAACAATAATTACAATTACTATTATTACAGGAATAATTATGGCaattatttcagtaataaaaCTCCAAGAGTagtttttctctcatttctttaAGAGAGGAGAGGGTACTGCATGAAAAAAGTTTGTGGCATAGAAAAATTACTACTACATATgataaaaaggcattttgtaATGGAGAAGGAAAGACTTGGGTTATATTGATTCCCTTTGAACATTCCAATATATAATTGTGCTGGATGGGATACATACTGTCTCAGGGTTTCCTGAGGTTCTTGAAGTTTAGTAATCTGTTCTCAGTGAATGTCAGTGATCCCTGTTACACTtttctcagtttgaagccatgTGGGGTTTGTTCAATAGGTTTTGTTCTACATATTCCAGTCCTGGAACCCTAGCAGCAATGTCATAGTAAGGGTAAATTATTTCCAAACTACCACCTTTAGGGGAAAACTCTATACCCTAACCTTTACTCATGGCTGTAGTAGTATCACTTCTTGTAGTGAATAAGATTGTACAGGTGTATCAAAAACCTGTCAGGTGTATCAAACCTTGAGGTTGCCCTAGGATATATTAAAGGACATTTTAGTTTGGGGGAAGAAGTAGAAAAGACCAGTCCGGTATCTTACTCATAAAAGACTGACCTTTAAAGGCTAATCTCTGTGAATTCTTCCCCTGGAATGGTACTAATATAACATGCATAGGAAGCTATGAGGATTGAATAAAGCCACATTTAAACAAATAGCAGCCAAACCAAACTAGGAATTACTGAGAAAAGCTAAACTGAATTCCGGTGTACTATGGAAGAGGGCCTGTATAAGCTTCCAGTGTGTGTAGTACACAATGGTATACACATGATCACATGTACCTCCAGAGGAGGAGAATGGAGGGAAAGGCAAAAGCCACAGTCTCCACTCCTCCCTAGCAGTGAGAAAGCACTGAAACCATGTCGCAGCTTCCTGCCCGTGCCTCTACACTGAACATCTCCTTCACGCTACTACCTTGAGACCAAACCCTCCCCTGACTACCATCTGATCTCTCCTTTGAAAGGATGAACCAGCATACAGTGGTTTCTtcaaagaacacagaaattgCTTTGAAGGGGTAGAGTGGTTATGAGAAGATACCCCCAAAGAGGAGCACAGTTTTTAGCATTCATCCTTGAGACTTCAACTTTCTGGAAGAATGTCTAAGCCACAGGCTAGGAACTAagggcagggagatggaggTATAGGCTGTTGAATTACAGTGAAGGCACTTTCTGCCATGATCCTGGCCTTAGGGGTTCCAGTTGGACTGGGCCCTGCTCTAAATACCTGCATCCTTTATGGGACTGCAAGCATAATATTGGTGCTGGAATTCACAAGAGATGGAGATGAGCTCAGAGCTCAGGCACTGCCTGGTTTCCACAAAGCTAGTAGGCGACCAAGATTCTCTAAACAAGTGCTACAGGGTTAGCTggttgtcatggtttgacactggcacaatgccagtgccccatgaaaatatacttccctggtgtttgctgtgagatgtgaacaggaaataagcaaagcaggcctctaccttagaaaaaaaagtttattaactaaactacaaaaggaaaaaaccacacacacacacacacacacacacacacacacctggaaaatgaaaactccacaaaaaagcatttcctcctcccccccaccacatttccagtacatcttccaaatttcaagtctccatccatcaccctgtaaatactcaattccagtccatcaagaggagaggagtccttcttggggccatggtgacctcttccttgcatgcccagcgctctcaccactggacaaggaactgagctgcttcaagggttatccttttaagggtgctttgaccagttccaaaaaaagcacagttttctctcactctcgggacctcttgtcccccccatacttgtctaccccctggggccggggggtctccaaaactgaaccctctcagttctgagccatcgcctcccccctgcatgcagcctctgtgtcgcgaggaagcatggttctgtccatggctgtaccaaaaagagtccagcaaccagctactccatcatctctttccggcctcttctttactctcccagcctcactcactgctccgactgtcattctcttgcccatttcctctttatcatccactccatctcccctccaggaaaggtccaaatgctctgtgaggtcttcattgtccagacaggggttaacaaactcctgcacacggccaggctccttccctgctgcactccccccttccccctccttcttcacaggccgatatcacttcaaggccacaggcccgtaccagctttctctctgtcatcttctagctggggggggtgtgctgcccaaatcttctcggggcctctctccctctgtctctcctgggtgggggggctgcccaacgcctcctggtgcccccaccacccttccatcctgaggggtcaggcctacctctgccaggctgcaggttttcccctcccccgcccagctcgaagccgggcaggggaggccttggcgctttgctggccggaaatcaaagagagagtCCAAGGGAGcgctctgcttctaacccctgtgttctcagaggcgcgtccaccctcagtggccaagcctggtgtcaatttaaaatctgaacacctattggcctctggccactccattcccagaaaacctgcttcctgtaaacccacgacactGGTGTAAATATTTCTACATGCTCTGGGTTAAGCACTCAGCAGGGGCAAAAATAACTTCATAATGTTCACCAAAAGCATAAGTCACAGACCCTGTAACGAATTCCCTGTTGCCTTGAAGGACTCCCTTGTTTGAAGGGCctcattttttaattgaacaaTCATTACATAGACTAGAACTGCACTTGGAGGTGTTATATttacagtaattaaaaattaaattgcctTTAACTTTTCAGACCATACATGCTAAAGTTTAGATTTCCTGTTAGCAAAAGTGGGTTTTTTCAACCTAATTAATTGTATTACTTCTGATGAAGCATAATGCACATTAACATTCAGTTGCTGTAGCTGGAAGATAAATGTTAAACAATGTCTTTCCtgagtttaatattttttctttgataaatTTCCCAATTTAATATTCTGAGTTTGAATCTTACAAACTACTCCTCTTTCTTCCCATGTGATGTTTCATCTGATAGTCTTCAGTGTTgctttttctcatcttttaaaatgagttttgtttgttttaatatgcCACTCTATATGCAGTATGTTACATGGGTAGGTATCCAAGTTTTAACCTTACATACATATTAAAATGACTTTTCTTGTACTTCTTTCTATAATCACTTTTCTCTTCAAGAGAATTCAGTGTTCTTTTCCTAAAACAGCCTTCATGCACTATGCAGGAAAGTTTTGCTAGAAATAGACATGATTATGTGAGACTCACCCAAGGCAGGAGGCAAATCTGTGAAATCAGATGCTACATCTCAGCAAATATGGAACTGTTGGCTGGAGGGTTTCCTTCCAAAAGTATGCCTTTGCAAAAGGGTTGCTGGACAAGCCTGCAGCTGCTTCAGTAGCCTGTCTAATACACAGACTGTTCCACAGGCAAACAGAAGGTTTCCTCCTCCTTGTAATTGATTCCATTTATAATGGAAAAACAATCCTTCTGGACTTCTAGGCATTATTTAATTCTCTCCAGGAATGTGGCAGAAGGACAAGAAGCTCATCTTAATGGGCTGATCATTGTACCCTGGCACCTAAGACCCTCCGCTCTCTTAAGCACTTCTGGCATGGTCCTGGTCAAATCATGCAGGCTACCTTTGAGCCTGAGGACTAGCCGCAGCATTCCACAGAGCAGTGGCACCACAAGACTTATAAACTGGCAGGATCTTCACCATGGGAAAGGGTTCATATCCATACCACTAGTAAGCCAATTATTGTGTGCATCTCTACTGGAACAGATCTGTAATTAAAAGCCTTCGTTGGTGCagttccttctctttccttcagtTGCTTCTTTTAAACTCATGGCTCAGTCCCTATAGGTGTGCTGATGAAGCTTTTTGTGGTCCAGTGCTGCAAGCAGGGTCACGGACCCAAAGTACaataaaaatgctcttttctAGTTAGCTACTGACCTGATTGATGAGATGCCCCAAGAATGACTGTGTTGTCCTGAATTTGGGGACTTTGTTCAGTGGCATCAGCTCTTGTTTCCAAGGATGGAAATTCCACTGTGTGGCACTACCAGCAAAGCCCCTAGGTCTTTGAATAATGCATTCAGACGAATGTAAAACCatgggaagaaagaagagtTCTGATCTGTATTATATATCCTCAAAGTCCATAaacattttttacttatttaaataGTAAAAGTGAGACAGTAGAATTTCCTTCAGGCTTTGCCTGTTACCTATTGAAAACATAAAGCTTTAAAATGGAGAGCTTATGCACAGGCTACTTATGTCCCTTTGATCTAATTGgtgatgttttatttaaataataatacaaataaattctTGGGATAAATTAGGGAGTTGGAGATGTTTTCAGTAATGCAATATTCCAAAGATCAACATAAACTCTTCTACTGTCTGAGTAAATAGCAAGAGAGAGTCAGTATCAGATACAGAACTGTAAACTCACATTTTGCTGTCCTTTGATCCCAACATGATTATTTGCTCTCAACATAAAGAAATTACTGAGGTGTGACTGTGCTGTACAACTATTTTCTGGGGTGAGAAGAATTGCAGTACATGTAGGACGTGGAATGTGTGAGGAAAAGAGAGGGATTCCGATagcagggaggagaggtggAGAAGAGGGTATTAAAGGCATGGGAAAGGAAGGCAAGGCAAACTGTGGCAAAAGAGATGTGAAAGTCTAGGAATGAGAAAGATGCCAGGTGAAGGAAAGGAATAGGACATGATAGAGCAAATCATTCGCCATTAAGATTTTTAGCCAAGCAGATGCATAACACAGAATTTAGTATTTTGAGAGCTTTGGGAATTAAAGTAGTTCATTTTCAGGAACAACCCCTCTCTATTCATTCCCTGTGCTAGCTGCTCCTGGACACCAGAAAATGTTACTCCTATGCCAGACAATGAGCATTGCCAGCCCAGACAGGCACCCCACCTGGGACCAGGTACAGCCTTGAACAGGCCCAGCACAGGTGTCATCCAGCTCCCACCTGCTCCCAGCAAGGTTGGAAGATGATGCTCATGGCAGAGCTAAAATAAatccaagagggaaaaaaggctAAAAGTCTCTGTCTAATaggcacagaaatgcaaaataaaatcaagacaAATGAGCTGAACCTCTGTCAAAAGACAGGGGATGCCTGTCCCAAGGGAGCTCTGTACCCCACTGCCTATGCTGACCCACCTGTGTGCACAGAGCATGGTGTGCAGGTGTGGATctgagctgggaatgcagctcagctcccatgCCTGCTACAGCTGACTTTAGcaaattccaaaataattttggggCCAAAAGCAGGAGGGTGAGCTCAGAGCCCTGAAAGAGTGGAGGGAGGGGAAACTTTTATCCTAAAGTCATTGTAAAGCCAAAGAGGGGTTTATCCTCCACAgctaaatgaaaatgaaaagggggggaaaaaaagaaagaaaaaaaaatgcaggataGCAACATTGGAGAGACAAAGACTGTCATGGACCAGTGCGAGTTCGCAAAATTATATGCAAATGACCCCAGTTTTTACCATGGTGGCCCTCTTCTAATCCCACAGAGAAAATCTACTTAGCAAAGGaaagttttgtttaatttggtTAACAGGGACCAAAATgctgaatatatttatattttcaagatATGCCATATCTTTAATGCTTCAGTGACAAAGTGGGATCACAAGAGCTTAAAGCACACAGAATATAAGTCATATAGCATTTTGACCATATTCTGCACCCAGTGCTGATAAAAATGGGTGTTGGACATGTGTTTTCATAATAGGCACcagccattcctgctgctgaatgTGTTTGGTTGAGTCCGTATTGTTCTGTGTACACTGACCAAAAGAGAAGTTCCCTCTGAATTTACCATCCTAAAGGTGTCCCGAGAAAATGGggtgtttttctctcctccctaGCTGATTCCTCACCATCATCCCGCCGTGTGACCCTTTTCCCCACTAATCTGGGATAGGAGCTTTTCCTGTATTTACAGGTTAAATGGAAGATACACATTCCACTTTTTACTCATTGTAATGAAGATCTTTTTGTCTGTCTCCGAATAAAGGATCGGGTTGGTTTACAAATTGCGGGTCAGCCCATTCCGCGACCTGGGCAAACAGCCCGGGTCAAATCTCCTCAAAGCCTCCCCACCCAACTGGAATAAGTTAATTTACCCCTCGACGgctccggccccgccgggcATGGCCGGGCTGCCCAGTTTCCAGGGGCTATGGAGACACCCGGGACGCTCGGTTCAGGCGGGGCTGGAGTTGCCCCGTCGGGAGGGAGCCGCGCGCCGTTCCGCGCCAGCGGCGAGTCTGGAAGGACTCGCTCCCGGAGCTTCCACTGGTTTTATTCTCAGCTCCCCGCACCTCCGCAGCGGCCGCCTGACCTCCCCTCCCCGTCCTGTGCCTTCACCATTATTCATCCTCCTCTGAACGAGCTGCGCCGCAGAGAAATTCTCTGGCAGAGCACACGGGAGATGCAGTTCGGACACGTGCCCCTGGAGCACCCCTCCACGGGGCGTGGGAGGGCAGCACCCGCAGGGTTTGCGGGCGAGTGGGGCATCCGCCACCTCCGGGGTACCCCGGGACTCCCTCCCAGCCTCCGGTGACAGCCTGGGAGCAGAAGCCGGGCGGCACCGACACCCGGCCCGTCACGTCCTGCCCCGCCTGCCCGAAGCGCCGGCCGCGGCCCGTGCGTGCAGCAAGCTCCCTCGCCCTCGCTGCCCACGTCTCGCTCGTGGGTTTCTTTGCCCTGGTGGCTGCGTGGGGAGACTCCCACCGCCACCCGAGGAAGTTCCCTCACGGAAACAAAAAGCAGCGGCGGGTATAAACTTTTATTCCAAGGCATCACTTGTACAGGCACCGGACCCGGAGGTGGGAAGACGAGCGGGTGGGGGCAGCTTCAGGCCCTCGGAGAGGGCGGGCGGGGGCAGATCTGGGCCCCCGGGGGCTCCTCCTCGCCATCCGGGACCCCTGCGCATCTCCCTGCCCCCGGCAGCCTCCCTGTGCTCTCGGGTTAACCCGCAGTGTCCGCGGTCATAAATAGGTGTTTTTTCAGGCGGGACGAGTCTCTATAGCATGGAGGGGTGCTGGCCCGGGGGCAGCCCGAACGCGTTGGGGTGGGAATGGCCGAGGAGGTTGAGGTAGTGGCGGTCCAGCCCCTGCACGGATGAGAGGAAAGTGCTGCGCTGCTGGCCGGGGCTGGCGAGGGGTACGGCGGCGCTGGGCAAGTGGTAGGGCAGGGAGGGATTGCGGGCGGCGCCGTGCCAGGGGAATGTCCCCCCCGAGGGCGGCTGGAGCACACCCTCGGCGGGACTGTGGACGTGCCCGGGGCACTCGGGCCCAGGATGCAGAGGATAGGAAAAGTCCGGCTCCGGGAGAGAGCCCAGGGACGTGAAGAGAGGCTCAGTAACGAAGCGTGCTTTGGACTGGAGAAAGGCCAGGATGCGGGCGTACTTGGTGTCTTTGGTCTCCATCCTCTCCACCGTCGTCAGGTAGTGGACCAGGTTCTTCATACACTCGTGGTAGCCATAGTGGAAGTAATTGGCGAACTcggagagcagctctgctggaaaggaaagggaagggaatcGAGCTCCTCAGAGTCTGGCCGGGAGAGCAGCGGGGAAAGCCGCCTCCACGCCACGAGTGACCCGGCGGGGGCCGCGGGAGGTCACTCCCGCCCACCTACCCTTCTCCCGGCCGCGGGGAAAGTCCGCCGAGTGCAGGGCCCGCAGGTACTGCACCGTCATCTCCAGGATCTCCGCTTTCTCCAGCTTCCCCGAGCTCTGCAACgggcagggcaggtgggcaTCACCTCTCCCCTGAGACCGCTCTGCATTCCATTGGGCCGCCCCCTAGCCCCGCCGTATCGGGGGGGATATTGCGGCGCACCGGGGAGAAAAGGGCGTAGGGGCTGCTCCCCCCCGCCTACCTGCTTGGCCAGAGCCATGGGCACCGTCTTCCCCAGCTCGGTGAGGCAGCGGTTGATGCGGTCCCTCCTCCGCTTCTCAATCACTTTGTGGGAAACCGGCGTCCTCTGCAAAACATATGGGGCGCGTTAGTAGGGGAAGAGAAAACATATGGATCCAGTCTCGCTGTGACAGCCGCCCCCGGTCCCGGTCTCGACCCCTCCAGGGAAGCCAGTCCCCAACCCCGCTCCGAGCAGGGGTGCCGGGCGCGACGCGGCCTCGGGAAGGATGATGCTCCGGTGGCCGGTCCTCTCCGCGCGGCCCTGGTGGCTCCTCGACTGCGCGGAcggccctggcagggcaggcttGTTTTTGTGAGGGGgctgtggttgttttttgtgggggggattttcaaagggaaaggcgGCGAAGGGCTCGGGGCTAGGCCGGCTTGGCGGCCCCGCAGACCCGTGCGCGCAAGGCGGGCGACGACTCACCCTCCGCTCCTTGAGCTTGGAGGCCATGGTGGGCTCTGCATCCCCTCTCTCCCCGGCCCCCTTATAAAGCCATCACTTCTTGGGGGGGACCCCGGGGGGCCTCCACGGGCCCGCTGATCCCATAGGATTACGGGAGAGCGGCGCCGAGGGAGTGTATGCATTAAAGATCAGGGTGGAAGGGGGCGAGGGGATgaggggcttttttttcttctctcttcttcctttctccccctcctcGCCCCCGTCCACGCAGCCGGGGGCGGCCCAGCTGTGTCGCCCC
Proteins encoded in this window:
- the HELT gene encoding hairy and enhancer of split-related protein HELT isoform X1, producing the protein MASKLKERRRTPVSHKVIEKRRRDRINRCLTELGKTVPMALAKQSSGKLEKAEILEMTVQYLRALHSADFPRGREKAELLSEFANYFHYGYHECMKNLVHYLTTVERMETKDTKYARILAFLQSKARFVTEPLFTSLGSLPEPDFSYPLHPGPECPGHVHSPAEGVLQPPSGGTFPWHGAARNPSLPYHLPSAAVPLASPGQQRSTFLSSVQGLDRHYLNLLGHSHPNAFGLPPGQHPSML
- the HELT gene encoding hairy and enhancer of split-related protein HELT isoform X2, translated to MASKLKERRRTPVSHKVIEKRRRDRINRCLTELGKTVPMALAKQSSGKLEKAEILEMTVQYLRALHSADFPRGREKELLSEFANYFHYGYHECMKNLVHYLTTVERMETKDTKYARILAFLQSKARFVTEPLFTSLGSLPEPDFSYPLHPGPECPGHVHSPAEGVLQPPSGGTFPWHGAARNPSLPYHLPSAAVPLASPGQQRSTFLSSVQGLDRHYLNLLGHSHPNAFGLPPGQHPSML